One genomic segment of Deltaproteobacteria bacterium includes these proteins:
- a CDS encoding 3'-5' exonuclease: MNALKDFVRGLFGPPRSVLPALASNNALCRDLDQTRPLTEYVYTALDTELTGLSARSGEIVSIGAVRVRGLTIESGRRFSALVRPGIPLPKVSTLIHRITPEAIAQAPPLADVLPDFIDFCRGTLLVGHHVGLDMGFLNRACRKHLGATLNNPCLDTMRMAMLWRERGEPCPYARFNARISYTLSDLAEEYGLPRFPAHDALGDAMQTSYLFV; encoded by the coding sequence ATGAACGCACTGAAGGATTTCGTGCGCGGCCTGTTTGGGCCGCCCCGGTCGGTTCTGCCCGCCCTGGCCTCCAATAACGCCCTGTGCCGGGATCTGGACCAGACCCGGCCTCTGACCGAGTACGTCTATACCGCCCTTGACACGGAGCTGACCGGCCTTTCGGCCCGCAGCGGGGAAATCGTGTCCATTGGCGCGGTGCGCGTGCGCGGTCTGACCATTGAGTCGGGGCGCCGGTTTTCGGCCCTGGTCCGGCCAGGCATCCCCCTGCCCAAGGTCAGCACCCTCATCCATCGCATCACGCCCGAGGCCATTGCCCAGGCGCCGCCCCTGGCCGATGTTTTACCCGATTTCATTGATTTTTGCCGGGGAACCCTTCTTGTCGGCCACCATGTCGGCCTGGATATGGGCTTTTTGAACCGGGCCTGCCGCAAGCATCTGGGCGCGACTTTGAACAATCCATGCCTGGACACCATGCGCATGGCCATGCTTTGGCGCGAGCGCGGTGAGCCCTGTCCCTACGCGCGGTTCAATGCCCGGATTTCCTACACGCTGTCCGATCTGGCCGAGGAATACGGCCTGCCTCGCTTTCCGGCTCACGACGCCCTGGGCGACGCCATGCAGACCAGTTATCTTTTTGTGTA